A genome region from Labrus mixtus chromosome 9, fLabMix1.1, whole genome shotgun sequence includes the following:
- the naalad2 gene encoding N-acetylated-alpha-linked acidic dipeptidase 2, which produces MRRESRLIQWIWWIVVVTALFLLGFIIGWFAKPTNPNNANHSASNKYLREFLDDMKPENIREHLRKFTRLPHLAGTEQNLRYAEQIKKEWLQFGLDSVEMVPYDVLLSYPNKSQPNYISVVDQLGNEVFKTSLAEPVPEGYEDVSDIVPPYSAFSAKGQPEGELVYVNYGRTEDFFQLEREMGINATGKIVIVRYGKIFRGNKVKNAVLAGAKGIIMFSDPADYWAAGVQPYPEGWNLPGGGAQRGNVLNLNGAGDPLTPGYPAKEYTYRFSLEDGVGLPKIPVHPIGFHDAIHLLKNMGGQTPPNNWKGALNVSYKIGPGFTEGSKIQKVRMNIHTNNQVTRIYNVIGRIRGALEPDRYVILGGHRDAWVFGGIDPMSGAAVVHETVRSAGRQLSKGWRPRRTVIFASWDAEEFGLLGSTEWAEDNAKVLQERAVAYINADSAIEGMYTLRVDCTPSLHTLVYDLTKQIVSPEEGEEGVSLYESWHKKDNWTNDRDAPRISKLGSGSDFEAYFIRLGIAAGRARYTKNKKTERYSSYPVYHSVYETFEIVEKYYDPSFKRLRAVAQVRGGLIFLLADSQLLPLDVIQYADSLRKYAHSIAQLAQRHPEEMRMYEVSFDSLFSAVENFTVAASDFHQRLQTLNRADPLQVRVMNDQLMYLERAFIDPLGLPGRPFYRHVIFAPSSHNKYAGESFPGIYDALFDIENSADPQKSWEEVKRQISIAAFTVHAAAMTLTPPA; this is translated from the exons ATGAGAAGGGAGAGCAGGTTAATCCAGTGGATCTGGTGGATTGTGGTTGTGACAGCTTTGTTTTTACTGGGCTTCATCATAG GCTGGTTTGCAAAGCCAACAAATCCAAACAATGCAAACCACAGTGCATCCAACAAGTACCTCAGAGAGTTTCTGGATGACATGAAGCCAGAAAACATCCGAGAGCATCTCag GAAATTTACACGACTTCCCCACCTGGCTGGCACAGAGCAGAACCTGAGGTATGCAGAGCAGATCAAGAAAGAGTGGCTACAGTTTGGACTGGACTCCGTGGAGATGGTGCCCTATGACGTCCTGTTGTCCTATCCCAACAAATCACAGCCAAATTACATCTCAGTAGTTGATCAGCTTGGCAACGAG GTTTTCAAAACGTCCTTGGCTGAGCCGGTTCCAGAGGGTTATGAAGACGTTTCTGACATTGTGCCTCCATACAGCGCCTTCTCTGCCAAGGGACAACctgag GGGGAGTTGGTTTATGTGAACTATGGTCGCACAGAAGACTTTTTCCAGTTAGAGAGGGAGATGGGCATCAATGCTACTGGGAAGATTGTTATTGTCCGATATGGCAAAATATTCAGAGGCAATAAG GTGAAGAACGCCGTGTTAGCCGGAGCTAAGGGGATCATTATGTTTTCAGACCCAGCAGACTACTGGGCTGCCGGAGTCCAG CCCTACCCTGAAGGCTGGAACCTGcctggtggaggagctcagagagGAAACGTTCTCAACCTGAATGGAGCAGGAGACCCGCTAACACCGGGGTACCCTGCTAaag AATATACCTACAGATTCAGTCTAGAGGATGGAGTGGGACTTCCCAAGATCCCTGTGCATCCAATAGGCTTCCATGATGCAATCCACCTACTGAA GAACATGGGAGGACAGACTCCCCCCAACAACTGGAAAGGAGCTCTGAATGTCTCCTACAAGATCGGTCCCGGATTTACGGAGGGGTCCAAGATCCA GAAGGTGCGTATGAACATCCACACTAACAACCAGGTAACCAGGATCTATAACGTCATTGGCCGGATAAGAGGAGCTCTGGAGCCAG aCAGGTATGTGATTCTGGGAGGGCACCGGGATGCTTGGGTGTTTGGAGGAATTGATCCCATGTCTGGTGCTGCGGTGGTTCACGAAACTGTGAGGAGCGCCGGAAGGCAGCTAAGCAAAG GCTGGAGGCCTAGAAGGACTGTCATATTTGCCAGCTGGGATGCAGAGGAGTTCGGACTTCTGGGATCTACAGAATGGGCAGAG GACAACGCCAAAGTGCTGCAGGAAAGAGCTGTTGCCTATATCAACGCTGACTCTGCCATTGAGG GTATGTACACACTGAGGGTTGACTGCACACCGTCGCTGCACACTTTGGTGTACGATCTCACCAAACAG ATAGTCAGCccagaagaaggagaggagggagtttCTCTTTATGAGAGTTGGCATAAGAAGGACAACTGGACGAATGATCGTGATGCACCAAG AATCAGTAAACTTGGGTCAGGAAGCGACTTCGAGGCCTACTTTATTCGGCTGGGAATCGCCGCAGGCAGAGCAAGATACACCAAGAACAAG AAAACAGAGCGGTACAGCAGCTATCCAGTCTATCACAGTGTTTATGAAACATTTGAGATAGTGGAGAAGTACTACGACCCCTCCTTTAAGAGGCTGCGGGCTGTGGCCCAGGTGAGAGGTGGGCTTATCTTCCTGTTGGCTGATTCCCAACTCCTCCCGCTGGATGTAATCCAATATGCCGACTCGCTGAGGAAGTATGCTCACAGCATCGCACAACTGGCACAGAGGCACCCAGAGGAAATGAGGATGTATGAGGTGTCGTTTG ATTCCTTGTTTTCTGCTGTGGAGAACTTCACTGTTGCAGCAAGCGACTTTCATCAGCGCCTGCAGACCCTCAATAGAGCAGA tccTCTGCAGGTACGTGTCATGAACGATCAACTCATGTATCTGGAGCGAGCCTTCATAGACCCCCTGGGATTACCCGGCAGACCGTTCTACCG acATGTGATCTTTGCTCCCAGCAGCCATAATAAATATGCAGGCGAGTCTTTCCCCGGGATCTACGATGCATTGTTTGATATTGAGAACTCAGCTGACCCGCAGAAGTCCTGGGAGGAAGTCAAGCGTCAAATCAGCATTGCAGCATTCACCGTTCACGCTGCTGCCATGACCCTAACGCCACCTGCATGA
- the nlrc3l gene encoding NACHT, LRR and PYD domains-containing protein 6 isoform X1: MDPDTEVESFLRQEDDKEDDDEEEKKKKWKRPSSSYGSMKSDSDDMEEEEKDEDEGEYEEVEYKDEVAEACPPPCPVALPDFPSPQGTGLQIIRSESPETLYTMTTQLTKPPGAVVIETRSSDLEGCSEADDEEEEDMDEILVNHSPEPPELVEVDDTMQTDENSQLGRLHPEQDLPHIFKSIQDTVTDLTKEELFKFKMGFYQWQSSTPSITMTQVMEGDILDFVDRIIEILGVDRSLLHTISSLECINKKDAVEALRNKCKRALYRYHLKQYLIRKHQVIREGVVRAGKQNLLDTIYVEPQISTCGYGGVDPTHELRLHSPSPLQVPSSDTFVSLNDLFRQQKEGGSPVRTVMTTGIPGIGMSVSVGKFSLDWAEQRANKDLQFVIKLSFRMLWLLRNKNPPPMMSVMEVIESHHPECKDMKYLEEDGCKFLIIMDCFDCYQTSLDWENAPVVNDNNTQTHPDVMIVNIIRGTLLRGAHVWILGRRAAVSQIPSKFIDLVTEIQGFSDDMKDDFLKKRFSDPELSAKVVAHYKRLPTLAMLARQPFVCWMVATVFERCFRYQGYGAHPPRLTPFYISILIVQTNRRLQFYYGKAENELKWVNEDRNMLKKIGKMAFKMLERNTSVFFEEDVEECGLKLMEVTVFSGLCAELPTAASDGRRTYCFIHLTFQEFMAALYVFTMFRTESKNILESWGLHTPKIFASKDQAKSAAALVHCALMRTFNSPLGHYDMFLRFLCGILSPDCHHNQLSRFLYHYNMPKLGGLDEVRQLLEQTIQTVEGNNRDRLENLKECLREMTQEDE; the protein is encoded by the exons gaggagaagaagaagaaatggaagAGGCCTTCCTCCAGCTATGGTTCAATGAAGAGTGACAGTGatgacatggaggaggaggagaaggatgagGATGAAGGAGAATATGAGGAGGTTGAATATAAAGATGAGGTTGCTGAGGCCTGCCCTCCACCCTGTCCTGTGGCACTACCAGATTTTCCTTCTCCTCAGGGGACAGG gtTGCAGATAATTCGCTCAGAGTCTCCAGAGACCCTCTACACCATGACCACTCAGCTGACCAAACCACCAGGAGCTGTTGTCATTGAAACCAG GTCTTCTGATCTTGAGGGGTGCTCTGAAGCagacgatgaggaggaggaggatatggaTGAAATTTTGGTCAATCATTCCCCGGAACCGCCTGAGCTCGTTGAAGTAGATGATACGATGCAGACGGATGAGAACAGTCAGCTGGGCAGACTACACCCAGAGCAGGACCTTCCTCATATATTCAAG AGTATCCAGGACACAGTGACAGACCTCACTAAGGAGGAGCTTTTCAAATTTAAGATGGGGTTTTACCAATGGCAATCCAGCACTCCCTCCATCACCATGACGCAGGTGATGGAGGGAGATATTCTCGATTTTGTGGACAGAATCATAGAGATCCTCG GAGTGGATCGATCTTTGCTGCACACTATAAGTTCTCTTGAATGTATCAACAAGAAAGATGCGGTAGAAGCACTACGGAACAAGTGCAAAAGAG CATTGTACCGTTATCATCTGAAGCAGTATTTAATCAGGAAGCATCAAGTCATCCGTGAGGGGGTCGTTCGAGCTGGAAAGCAGAATCTTCTAGATACCATTTACGTCGAGCCCCAGATTTCCACCTGTGGTTATGGAGGAGTCGACCCCACCCACGAGCTCAGACTCCACTCTCCGTCACCCCTCCAGGTCCCCAGCTCCGACACCTTCGTTAGCTTGAACGATCTGTTCCGACAGCAGAAGGAAGGCGGCTCGCCGGTGAGGACGGTGATGACAACGGGGATCCCAGGAATTGgcatgtctgtctctgtgggGAAATTCTCCCTGGACTGGGCAGAACAGCGTGCAAATAAG gatctaCAGTTCGTCATCAAACTTTCTTTCCGAATGTTGTGGCTTCTACGGAATAAGAACCCTCCACCGATGATGTCTGTCATGGAAGTGATAGAAAGCCATCATCCTGAGTGCAAAGACATGAAATACCTGGAGGAAGACGGCTGTAAATTTCTCATCATAATGGACTGTTTCGATTGTTACCAAACTTCTCTGGACTGGGAG AACGCTCCAGTAGTAAATGACAATAACACTCAAACACATCCAGACGTCATGATCGTAAATATCATCAGAGGAACTTTGCTCCGAGGTGCCCACGTCTGGATCTTGGGAAGACGTGCGGCTGTCTCACAAATACCTTCCAAATTCATAGACCTTGTCACAGAAATACAGGGCTTCAG TGATGACATGAAAGATGACTTCCTGAAGAAACGCTTCAGCGACCCGGAGCTAAGTGCAAAGGTAGTGGCACACTACAAGCGCCTCCCGACACTCGCTATGCTCGCTCGCCAACCCTTCGTCTGCTGGATGGTGGCCACCGTGTTCGAGCGCTGCTTCCGTTACCAGGGTTACGGGGCGCACCCGCCCAGGCTGACACCTTTCTACATCAGCATTTTAATCGTCCAGACCAATCGCAGACTGCAGTTCTACTACGGAAAGGCGGAAAACGAACTG AAATGGGTTaatgaggacagaaacatgttgaaaaagATTGGGAAGATGGCCTTTAAGATGCTGGAGAGAAACACCAGTGTGTTCTTCGAGGAGGACGTCGAAGAGTGCGGCCTAAAGTTGATGGAGGTGACGGTGTTTTCTGGCCTGTGTGCTGAGCTCCCCACTGCAGCCTCAGATGGAAGGAGGACTTACTGCTTCATACACCTCACCTTTCAG GAATTCATGGCAGCTCTGTACGTCTTCACAATGTTTCGCACGGAGTCTAAGAACATTCTGGAGTCATGGGGGTTGCACACGCCCAAGATCTTCGCATCCAAGGACCAGGCCAAATCAGCCGCAGCCCTGGTCCACTGTGCTCTGATGAGAACTTTCAACTCCCCGCTCGGCCACTACGATATGTTCCTGCGCTTTCTGTGTGGCATACTTTCCCCGGACTGCCACCACAATCAGCTGAGCAGGTTTCTCTACCACTACAACATGCCGAAGCTGGGCGGGCTGGACGAGGTGCGGCAGCTGCTGGAGCAGACGATACAGACTGTTGAGGGAAACAACAGAGACCGGCTGGAGAACTTAAAGGAGTGTCTTAGAGAAATGACCCAGGAGGATGAGTGA
- the nlrc3l gene encoding protein NLRC3 isoform X2 has product MHLCRRDRKLLEMQKAPWTANKTMLQIIRSESPETLYTMTTQLTKPPGAVVIETRSSDLEGCSEADDEEEEDMDEILVNHSPEPPELVEVDDTMQTDENSQLGRLHPEQDLPHIFKSIQDTVTDLTKEELFKFKMGFYQWQSSTPSITMTQVMEGDILDFVDRIIEILGVDRSLLHTISSLECINKKDAVEALRNKCKRALYRYHLKQYLIRKHQVIREGVVRAGKQNLLDTIYVEPQISTCGYGGVDPTHELRLHSPSPLQVPSSDTFVSLNDLFRQQKEGGSPVRTVMTTGIPGIGMSVSVGKFSLDWAEQRANKDLQFVIKLSFRMLWLLRNKNPPPMMSVMEVIESHHPECKDMKYLEEDGCKFLIIMDCFDCYQTSLDWENAPVVNDNNTQTHPDVMIVNIIRGTLLRGAHVWILGRRAAVSQIPSKFIDLVTEIQGFSDDMKDDFLKKRFSDPELSAKVVAHYKRLPTLAMLARQPFVCWMVATVFERCFRYQGYGAHPPRLTPFYISILIVQTNRRLQFYYGKAENELKWVNEDRNMLKKIGKMAFKMLERNTSVFFEEDVEECGLKLMEVTVFSGLCAELPTAASDGRRTYCFIHLTFQEFMAALYVFTMFRTESKNILESWGLHTPKIFASKDQAKSAAALVHCALMRTFNSPLGHYDMFLRFLCGILSPDCHHNQLSRFLYHYNMPKLGGLDEVRQLLEQTIQTVEGNNRDRLENLKECLREMTQEDE; this is encoded by the exons ATGCACTTATgcagaagagacagaaagttACTAGAGATGCAAAAAGCACCATGGACTGctaataaaacaat gtTGCAGATAATTCGCTCAGAGTCTCCAGAGACCCTCTACACCATGACCACTCAGCTGACCAAACCACCAGGAGCTGTTGTCATTGAAACCAG GTCTTCTGATCTTGAGGGGTGCTCTGAAGCagacgatgaggaggaggaggatatggaTGAAATTTTGGTCAATCATTCCCCGGAACCGCCTGAGCTCGTTGAAGTAGATGATACGATGCAGACGGATGAGAACAGTCAGCTGGGCAGACTACACCCAGAGCAGGACCTTCCTCATATATTCAAG AGTATCCAGGACACAGTGACAGACCTCACTAAGGAGGAGCTTTTCAAATTTAAGATGGGGTTTTACCAATGGCAATCCAGCACTCCCTCCATCACCATGACGCAGGTGATGGAGGGAGATATTCTCGATTTTGTGGACAGAATCATAGAGATCCTCG GAGTGGATCGATCTTTGCTGCACACTATAAGTTCTCTTGAATGTATCAACAAGAAAGATGCGGTAGAAGCACTACGGAACAAGTGCAAAAGAG CATTGTACCGTTATCATCTGAAGCAGTATTTAATCAGGAAGCATCAAGTCATCCGTGAGGGGGTCGTTCGAGCTGGAAAGCAGAATCTTCTAGATACCATTTACGTCGAGCCCCAGATTTCCACCTGTGGTTATGGAGGAGTCGACCCCACCCACGAGCTCAGACTCCACTCTCCGTCACCCCTCCAGGTCCCCAGCTCCGACACCTTCGTTAGCTTGAACGATCTGTTCCGACAGCAGAAGGAAGGCGGCTCGCCGGTGAGGACGGTGATGACAACGGGGATCCCAGGAATTGgcatgtctgtctctgtgggGAAATTCTCCCTGGACTGGGCAGAACAGCGTGCAAATAAG gatctaCAGTTCGTCATCAAACTTTCTTTCCGAATGTTGTGGCTTCTACGGAATAAGAACCCTCCACCGATGATGTCTGTCATGGAAGTGATAGAAAGCCATCATCCTGAGTGCAAAGACATGAAATACCTGGAGGAAGACGGCTGTAAATTTCTCATCATAATGGACTGTTTCGATTGTTACCAAACTTCTCTGGACTGGGAG AACGCTCCAGTAGTAAATGACAATAACACTCAAACACATCCAGACGTCATGATCGTAAATATCATCAGAGGAACTTTGCTCCGAGGTGCCCACGTCTGGATCTTGGGAAGACGTGCGGCTGTCTCACAAATACCTTCCAAATTCATAGACCTTGTCACAGAAATACAGGGCTTCAG TGATGACATGAAAGATGACTTCCTGAAGAAACGCTTCAGCGACCCGGAGCTAAGTGCAAAGGTAGTGGCACACTACAAGCGCCTCCCGACACTCGCTATGCTCGCTCGCCAACCCTTCGTCTGCTGGATGGTGGCCACCGTGTTCGAGCGCTGCTTCCGTTACCAGGGTTACGGGGCGCACCCGCCCAGGCTGACACCTTTCTACATCAGCATTTTAATCGTCCAGACCAATCGCAGACTGCAGTTCTACTACGGAAAGGCGGAAAACGAACTG AAATGGGTTaatgaggacagaaacatgttgaaaaagATTGGGAAGATGGCCTTTAAGATGCTGGAGAGAAACACCAGTGTGTTCTTCGAGGAGGACGTCGAAGAGTGCGGCCTAAAGTTGATGGAGGTGACGGTGTTTTCTGGCCTGTGTGCTGAGCTCCCCACTGCAGCCTCAGATGGAAGGAGGACTTACTGCTTCATACACCTCACCTTTCAG GAATTCATGGCAGCTCTGTACGTCTTCACAATGTTTCGCACGGAGTCTAAGAACATTCTGGAGTCATGGGGGTTGCACACGCCCAAGATCTTCGCATCCAAGGACCAGGCCAAATCAGCCGCAGCCCTGGTCCACTGTGCTCTGATGAGAACTTTCAACTCCCCGCTCGGCCACTACGATATGTTCCTGCGCTTTCTGTGTGGCATACTTTCCCCGGACTGCCACCACAATCAGCTGAGCAGGTTTCTCTACCACTACAACATGCCGAAGCTGGGCGGGCTGGACGAGGTGCGGCAGCTGCTGGAGCAGACGATACAGACTGTTGAGGGAAACAACAGAGACCGGCTGGAGAACTTAAAGGAGTGTCTTAGAGAAATGACCCAGGAGGATGAGTGA
- the LOC132980310 gene encoding lithostathine-like has translation MFGMRRVINNWYWTMAHILHLSLLLNCAGLKFFSEPKSWIDALEQCQNNNSSLVEIHNESVRMAVDNLLENKIPNMTDGVWIGLERPIFGCIIPWLWTTGQTRVCIPQWNVSHPVDRFNNHCGKIIWVEELMEFKWLDANCHLKLPFICQNQTKTTHKICTSDPTVR, from the exons ATGTTTGGAATGCGACGAGTCATCAATAACTGG taTTGGACCATGGCACACATCCTCCATCTATCCCTGCTGCTCA attGTGCAGGTCTCAAGTTCTTCAGTGAACCCAAAAGCTGGATTGACGCCCTGGAGCAGTGCCAAAACAACAATTCCTCTCTGGTTGAAATCCATAATGAGTCTGTGCGTATGGCAGTGGACAATCTCCTGGAAAATAAAATCCCCAACATGACGGATGGAGTTTGGATTGGTCTGGAGCGGCCCATCTTCGGCTGCATCATCCCCTGGCTTTGGACTACAGGGCAAACACGTGTGTGCATCCCTCAGTGGAACGTCTCCCATCCTGTGGACCGCTTTAACAACCACTGTGGAAAGATCATCTGGGTAGAAGAGTTAATGGAATTTAAGTGGCTGGATGCTAACTGCCATTTGAAACTGCCCTTCATCTGCCAAA ATCAAACGAAGACCACTCATAAGATTTGCACTTCAG ATCCGACTGTACGGTGA